A section of the Larus michahellis chromosome 1, bLarMic1.1, whole genome shotgun sequence genome encodes:
- the LOC141739407 gene encoding histone H2A type 2-C → MSGRGKQGGKARAKAKSRSSRAGLQFPVGRVHRLLRKGNYAERVGAGAPVYLAAVLEYLTAEILELAGNAARDNKKTRIIPRHLQLAIRNDEELNKLLGKVTIAQGGVLPNIQAVLLPKKTESHKAKSK, encoded by the coding sequence ATGTCTGGCCGCGGGAAGCAGGGCGGGAAGGCGCGGGCCAAGGCCAAGTCGCGCTCGTCGCGGGCCGGGCTGCAGTTCCCCGTGGGCCGCGTGCACCGTCTGCTGCGCAAGGGCAACTACGCGGAGCGGGTGGGCGCCGGCGCGCCGGTGTACCTGGCGGCCGTGCTGGAGTACCTGACGGCCGAGATCCTGGAGCTGGCGGGCAACGCGGCCCGCGACAACAAGAAGACGCGCATCATCCCCCGCCACCTGCAGCTGGCCATCCGCAACGACGAGGAGCTCAACAAGCTGCTGGGCAAGGTGACGATCGCGCAGGGCGGGGTGCTGCCCAACATCCAGGCCGTGCTGCTGCCCAAGAAGACCGAGAGTCACAAGGCCAAAAGCAAGTGA
- the LOC141739415 gene encoding histone H1 codes for MSGEKRPFCRAAGRALQRTNHRAAPLYKYEAADLVQAQWFPPIRGRTAATMSETAPVAAPAVSAPGAKAAAKKPKKAAGGSKARKPAGPSVTELITKAVSASKERKGLSLAALKKALAAGGYDVEKNNSRIKLGLKSLVSKGTLVQTKGTGASGSFKLNKKPGETKEKATKKKPAAKPKKPAAKKPASAAKKPKKAAAVKKSPKKAKKPAATAAKKAAKSPKKAAKAGRPKKAAKSPAKAKAVKPKAAKPKAAKPKAAKAKKAAPKKK; via the coding sequence ATGAGCGGGGAGAAGAGACCTTTCTGCCGTGCAGCGGGGCGGGCGCTGCAACGCACCAATCACCGCGCGGCTCCGCTCTATAAATACGAGGCCGCCGACTTGGTACAGGCCCAGTGGTTCCCCCCGATCCGTGGACGAACGGCTGCCACCATGTCGGAGACCGCGCCTGTTGCCGCTCCCGCTGTCTCTGCGCCCGGTGCCAAGGCCGCCGCCAAGAAGCCGAAGAAAGCGGCGGGCGGCTCCAAAGCCCGCAAACCCGCCGGCCCCAGCGTCACCGAGCTGATCACCAAGGCCGTCTCCGCCTCCAAGGAGCGCAAGGGGCTCTCCCTCGCCGCGCTCAAGAAGGCGCTGGCCGCCGGCGGCTACGATGTGGAGAAGAACAACAGCCGCATCAAGCTGGGGCTCAAGAGCCTCGTCAGCAAGGGCACTCTGGTGCAGACTAAGGGCACCGGCGCCTCCGGGTCTTTCAAACTGAACAAGAAACCTGGTGAGACAAAGGAGAAAGCAACCAAGAAAAAGCCAGCGGCTAAGCCCAAGAAGCCAGCGGCTAAGAAGCCCGCCAGTGCCGCCAAGAAGCCCAAGAAAGCTGCAGCCGTGAAGAAGAGCCCCAAGAAAGCCAAGAAGCCGGCTGCTACCGCGGCCAAGAAAGCAGCCAAGAGCCCCAAGAAAGCAGCCAAAGCAGGCCGCCCcaaaaaggcagcaaagagccCGGCCAAGGCAAAGGCAGTAAAGCCCAAGGCAGCCAAGCCCAAGGCAGCCAAGCCGAAAGCGGCCAAGGCAAAGAAGGCGGCGCCCAAAAAGAAGTGA
- the LOC141739417 gene encoding histone H2B 1/2/3/4/6-like yields the protein MGQLQSRSYEAGRQRPRYPIEALIAEARNLHKAPINRGVIALAGIPVLLSHQRLLIMPEPAKSAPAPKKGSKKAVTKTQKKGDKKRKKSRKESYSIYVYKVLKQVHPDTGISSKAMGIMNSFVNDIFERIAGEASRLAHYNKRSTITSREIQTAVRLLLPGELAKHAVSEGTKAVTKYTSSK from the coding sequence ATGGGCCAATTACAAAGCCGTTCGTACGAGGCCGGACGTCAGCGGCCCCGTTACCCAATAGAAGCGCTGATAGCGGAGGCCAGAAATTTGCATAAGGCCCCTATAAATAGGGGAGTAATCGCATTAGCAGGTATTCCGGTGCTGCTGAGCCACCAGAGACTTCTCATCATGCCTGAGCCGGCCAAGTCCGCTCCCGCGCCCAAGAAGGGCTCCAAGAAAGCGGTGACCAAGACGCAGAAGAAGGGCGACAAGAAGCGCAAGAAGAGCCGCAAGGAGAGCTACTCCATCTACGTGTAcaaggtgctgaagcaggtgcACCCCGACACGGGCATCTCGTCCAAGGCCATGGGCATCATGAACTCGTTCGTCAACGACATCTTCGAGCGCATCGCCGGCGAGGCCTCGCGCCTGGCGCACTACAACAAGCGCTCCACCATCACCTCGCGGGAGATCCAGACGGCCGTGCGGCTCCTGCTGCCCGGCGAGCTGGCCAAGCACGCCGTCTCCGAGGGCACCAAGGCTGTCACCAAGTACACCAGCTCCAAGTAG